One Pelobates fuscus isolate aPelFus1 chromosome 8, aPelFus1.pri, whole genome shotgun sequence genomic window carries:
- the LOC134571635 gene encoding gamma-crystallin-3-like isoform X1, with translation MGKIVFYEDRNFQGRSYECNSECPDMSSYFHRCNSIRVESGNWILYEHPNYRGHQYYLSRGEYPNFQQWMGFNDSIRSCRISPQHHGSFRVKVYEKEDFRGQIMEFTEDCPNVNERFRYHDIHSCQVLDGYWMFYEEPNYKGRQYYLRTGEYRRYTDWGAMSPRIGSFRRLHHF, from the exons ATTGTCTTCTATGAGGATCGTAACTTCCAGGGCCGCTCTTATGAGTGCAACTCTGAGTGTCCAGATATGTCCTCATATTTTCATCGCTGTAATTCCATTCGAGTGGAGAGTGGAAACTGGATTCTGTATGAGCACCCCAACTATAGAGGACACCAGTATTACCTCAGCAGGGGAGAATATCCTAATTTCCAGCAATGGATGGGTTTCAATGACTCCATCAGATCTTGCCGTATTAGCCCACAG CACCATGGATCATTCAGAGTAAAGGTCTATGAGAAGGAGGATTTCCGAGGTCAGATTATGGAGTTCACTGAAGATTGTCCTAACGTCAATGAGAGATTCCGTTACCATGACATCCACTCCTGCCAGGTGCTTGATGGCTACTGGATGTTCTATGAGGAACCAAATTACAAAGGACGCCAGTATTACCTGAGAACTGGAGAGTACAGAAGATATACTGACTGGGGTGCCATGAGTCCAAGAATTGGCTCATTCAGAagacttcaccatttctaa